The following coding sequences are from one Prochlorococcus sp. MIT 0604 window:
- the rpiA gene encoding ribose-5-phosphate isomerase RpiA, which yields MDSQTQMKKVVADAAIREVKSDMILGLGSGSTAALMIKSLANEIRLGKLKNISGVATSFQSEVLALELDIPLIDLASVSQIDLAIDGADEVDPRFQLIKGGGACHVREKLVASKADQLLIVVDETKLVENLNQSFPLPVEVLPNAWKQVQEVISEMNGSSSLRMATKKAGPVVTDQGNLILDVLLNDGIKNPKDVEMKINNIPGVLENGLFVDLTDKVLVGKIENDAPVVYSPSKAS from the coding sequence TTGGATTCACAAACTCAAATGAAAAAAGTTGTTGCTGATGCAGCAATCAGGGAAGTAAAGAGTGACATGATTCTAGGATTAGGATCTGGTTCTACAGCTGCGTTAATGATAAAAAGCCTCGCTAATGAAATTCGTCTTGGAAAACTTAAAAATATAAGTGGTGTTGCAACTTCTTTTCAATCAGAAGTTTTAGCTCTTGAACTGGATATCCCGCTTATCGATTTAGCCTCCGTATCTCAAATTGATTTAGCTATTGATGGAGCAGATGAAGTTGATCCAAGATTTCAATTAATTAAAGGAGGAGGAGCATGCCATGTTAGAGAAAAGTTAGTAGCATCTAAAGCCGATCAATTGTTGATTGTCGTAGATGAAACTAAACTTGTAGAAAATCTAAATCAATCTTTCCCTTTACCTGTAGAAGTTCTTCCAAATGCTTGGAAGCAAGTTCAGGAAGTGATTTCAGAAATGAATGGCAGTTCTTCTTTAAGAATGGCTACAAAAAAAGCTGGCCCAGTTGTTACTGACCAAGGCAACCTCATCCTTGATGTATTACTTAATGATGGTATTAAGAATCCAAAAGACGTTGAAATGAAGATTAATAATATTCCAGGAGTATTAGAAAATGGATTATTCGTTGATCTTACAGACAAAGTATTAGTTGGTAAAATTGAAAACGATGCTCCAGTGGTTTACTCGCCCTCAAAAGCTAGCTAA
- a CDS encoding trypsin-like peptidase domain-containing protein — translation MKFLKIKFINLIKIFIGICFCLVNLFQNAEVLALTSFESHNFVSSAVKNVGPAVVKIDTERLVERQQFDPTLLDPLLRDLLGEQGITPERERGQGSGVIINENGLILTNAHVVERVDDVSVTLADGSICDGQVLGTDAVTDLALVKIDEDTYSGFAPLGNSEDLEVGDWAIALGTPYGLEKTVTLGIVSSLHRDINSLGFSDKRLDLIQTDAAINPGNSGGPLINSNGEVIGINTLVRSGPGAGLGFAIPINLAKSVSDQLLKNGEVIHPYLGIQLISLNPRIAKEHNRDPNSLVQLPERNGALIQSVIPNSPAEKAGLRRGDLVIAAENISIKEPKALLDEVEKAQIGKVFLLNILRDNKEIQINIKPEPLPGLT, via the coding sequence ATGAAGTTTCTCAAGATTAAATTTATTAATTTAATCAAAATATTCATTGGTATTTGTTTTTGTTTAGTCAATTTATTTCAAAATGCTGAAGTTTTAGCCTTAACTTCTTTTGAAAGTCATAATTTCGTATCATCAGCAGTAAAAAATGTAGGTCCTGCAGTTGTAAAAATTGATACTGAGAGATTGGTGGAAAGGCAACAATTTGACCCTACTTTACTTGACCCTTTATTGAGAGATTTACTCGGTGAGCAAGGAATTACTCCTGAAAGAGAGAGAGGACAAGGTTCTGGAGTGATCATTAATGAGAATGGTTTGATTCTTACAAACGCGCATGTCGTAGAAAGAGTCGATGATGTTTCAGTTACTTTGGCAGATGGATCTATTTGTGATGGTCAAGTTTTGGGTACAGATGCAGTAACTGATCTAGCTTTAGTAAAAATTGATGAAGATACTTATTCTGGTTTTGCTCCACTTGGAAATTCTGAAGATCTTGAAGTTGGTGATTGGGCAATAGCTCTTGGTACTCCTTATGGTCTTGAAAAAACAGTTACCTTAGGGATTGTTAGTAGCCTGCATAGAGATATTAATAGTTTAGGGTTTTCAGATAAAAGGCTTGATCTTATTCAGACTGATGCCGCAATAAATCCAGGAAATTCTGGAGGACCACTCATAAATTCCAATGGTGAGGTCATAGGAATTAATACATTAGTAAGAAGCGGCCCTGGAGCTGGCTTAGGTTTTGCGATTCCTATCAATCTAGCTAAAAGCGTCTCTGATCAGCTTCTTAAAAATGGGGAAGTTATTCATCCATATTTAGGGATACAATTGATTTCTTTAAATCCTAGAATTGCTAAAGAACATAATCGAGACCCTAATTCACTAGTTCAATTACCTGAAAGAAATGGAGCTCTAATTCAATCAGTAATACCTAATAGCCCGGCTGAAAAAGCTGGTTTAAGAAGAGGTGATTTAGTTATAGCAGCCGAAAATATCTCGATAAAAGAACCTAAAGCTTTATTGGATGAAGTAGAAAAAGCTCAGATAGGAAAAGTATTCCTTTTAAATATTTTGAGAGATAATAAAGAGATACAAATAAATATTAAACCAGAACCTCTCCCAGGTTTGACATAA
- the rimP gene encoding ribosome maturation factor RimP: protein MNKENKGKLEALLEKVANERDLEIYGLNIQTNQNPIVIEIIIKKRNGDDISLDDCALFNTPASDEIEKSNLLNCSYVLEISSQGVSDELTSERDFKTFKGFPVNVELNQKNSKIKFLNGLLYEKSNDYLAINIKGRIKKIPFNEVLKISLCTLKD from the coding sequence TTGAATAAAGAAAACAAAGGAAAACTAGAAGCTCTGTTAGAAAAAGTTGCTAATGAAAGGGATTTAGAAATTTACGGTTTAAATATACAAACTAATCAAAATCCAATTGTTATTGAAATAATCATAAAAAAAAGGAATGGGGATGACATTTCCTTAGATGATTGTGCGCTATTTAATACCCCAGCATCTGACGAAATAGAAAAATCAAATCTTTTAAATTGTTCATATGTTTTAGAAATTAGTAGTCAAGGAGTCAGTGATGAATTAACCTCAGAAAGAGACTTCAAAACTTTTAAGGGTTTTCCAGTTAATGTTGAATTAAACCAAAAGAATTCAAAGATAAAATTCCTGAATGGTTTACTTTATGAAAAGTCTAATGATTATTTAGCCATTAACATTAAAGGAAGGATTAAAAAAATCCCTTTCAATGAAGTATTAAAAATTAGTCTTTGTACCTTAAAAGATTAA
- the nusA gene encoding transcription termination factor NusA, giving the protein MALVILPGLNNLIEDISEEKKLPPNIVEAALREALLKGYEKYRKTFYIGVNEDPFDEEYFSNFDVGLDLDEEGYRILSSKIIVEEVESEDHQISLLEVKQVADDAQVGDTVVLDVTPEKEDFGRMAASTTKQVLAQKLRDHQRKMIQEEFADLEDPVLTARVIRFERQSVIMGVSSGIGRPEVEAELPKRDQLPNDNYRANATFKVFLKEVSEIARKGPQLFVSRANAGLVVYLFENEVPEIQEGTVKIIAVSREANPPSRAVGPRTKVAVDSVEQEVDPVGACIGARGARIQQVVNELRGEKIDVIKWSSDPIQYILNSLSPAKVDLVRLVDPEGQHAHVLVPPDQLSLAIGREGQNVRLAARLTGWKIDVKNSHEYDQEAEDAAVSELIIQREDEENLQREAELRLEAEQAERAAEDARLRELYPLPEDDEEYGQDTYEEKNFSDSDQLENIQDGETSANEGRKR; this is encoded by the coding sequence ATGGCATTAGTTATTCTCCCAGGTTTAAACAATCTTATTGAAGATATTAGTGAGGAAAAAAAGTTACCTCCTAATATCGTGGAAGCGGCTTTACGCGAAGCCTTATTAAAAGGTTATGAAAAATATAGAAAAACTTTTTACATTGGAGTTAATGAAGATCCATTTGATGAAGAATACTTTAGTAATTTTGATGTTGGACTAGATCTAGATGAAGAAGGCTATAGGATCTTATCAAGTAAAATCATTGTGGAAGAAGTTGAAAGCGAAGATCATCAAATATCATTATTAGAAGTAAAACAAGTGGCAGATGATGCTCAAGTAGGTGACACGGTTGTTTTAGATGTTACCCCAGAGAAAGAAGATTTTGGGCGAATGGCTGCTTCAACAACAAAGCAAGTTTTAGCTCAAAAATTAAGAGATCATCAAAGAAAAATGATCCAAGAAGAATTTGCAGATTTGGAAGATCCTGTTTTAACTGCGAGAGTTATAAGATTTGAAAGACAATCGGTAATAATGGGAGTTAGTTCGGGTATTGGTAGACCTGAAGTAGAGGCCGAACTTCCAAAAAGAGATCAATTACCAAATGATAATTACAGAGCTAATGCAACTTTCAAAGTATTCTTGAAAGAGGTTAGCGAAATAGCCAGAAAAGGACCACAACTTTTTGTAAGCAGAGCAAATGCTGGATTAGTCGTTTATTTATTTGAAAATGAAGTACCTGAAATACAAGAAGGTACAGTAAAAATTATTGCTGTTTCAAGAGAAGCGAATCCTCCTTCAAGAGCTGTTGGACCACGAACAAAAGTAGCTGTTGATAGCGTTGAACAAGAAGTTGACCCCGTAGGTGCCTGTATTGGAGCTAGAGGAGCAAGAATCCAACAAGTAGTAAATGAACTACGAGGAGAAAAAATTGATGTTATTAAATGGTCATCTGACCCAATACAATATATTTTAAACTCTTTAAGTCCTGCTAAAGTCGATCTCGTAAGACTTGTTGACCCAGAAGGTCAACACGCGCACGTACTAGTTCCTCCTGATCAATTGAGTCTCGCAATTGGCAGAGAAGGACAAAATGTCAGACTTGCAGCAAGATTAACAGGTTGGAAGATTGATGTCAAAAACTCACATGAATACGATCAGGAAGCAGAAGATGCTGCTGTCTCTGAATTAATAATTCAAAGGGAAGATGAAGAGAATCTCCAGCGAGAAGCTGAGCTTAGATTAGAGGCAGAACAAGCTGAACGTGCTGCGGAAGATGCAAGATTAAGAGAACTTTATCCTCTTCCTGAAGATGATGAGGAATATGGACAAGACACATATGAAGAAAAAAACTTCTCAGATAGTGATCAATTAGAGAATATTCAAGATGGTGAAACATCTGCTAATGAGGGGCGAAAACGGTGA
- a CDS encoding YlxR family protein: MIQHTPVMRICISCRKTYDRKHLLKITKDHKQGILFQQGMGRSAYICNSKKCYSDSKIKKKLQKALKTSLEPEFIDIFKKEITSFNEYSNKGI; this comes from the coding sequence GTGATTCAACATACCCCTGTTATGCGTATTTGCATTTCATGTAGAAAAACATATGACAGGAAACATCTTTTAAAGATTACTAAAGATCATAAGCAAGGTATTTTGTTTCAACAAGGTATGGGGCGATCAGCTTACATTTGCAATTCAAAAAAATGTTACTCAGATTCCAAGATCAAAAAAAAGCTTCAAAAAGCTTTAAAAACATCTCTAGAACCTGAATTTATTGATATTTTTAAGAAAGAAATTACAAGCTTCAATGAGTATTCCAATAAAGGAATATAA
- the infB gene encoding translation initiation factor IF-2, with the protein MTISDKIRIYELSRDLNLDNKDILDAAQKLSISVKSHSSSISAKDAEKIKNLINKKNSDKKILSIKKPSIKKDNYKQNNEDKSSDISSMNGKPPKDNSNKKPLLIKPLNKPESLKIISNQPKSLNKPTITNSSKTQANLTNQKFNSKTSQNLNQDKRNFLNKSTSPIKSAAKPPIQLIAKPKNINNSFNSNKSPQNVSNSGGGRQISNKPDQNSNNPKTKNVNSRISPPELVGAPIKRDEPNKQNIPLKQSLPNRSGTPNRPGLRNKPLDQSRPGSFNRQANMNRSGAPNRPGMPNRPGFRNKPSDQSRPGSFNRQANMNRSGAPNRPGMPNRPGPRFNGQKSPGIRKPVSPNELLQIQKTNKSENDKQVIKNNETKNSEATKQKAKAPNSRPHNAPNSKKTPHRTFANNSKKPGKTDWDDSAKLEALRSKNPQKQRQKVHIIGENDDSLTSETSGYSGEKISILSASLARPKKEKSDESKSQKTIKQFKKKKKETTRQRQKRRAMELKAAKEAKQIRPEMIIVPEDNLTVQELADKLSLESSEIIKSLFFKGITATVTQSLDLATIETVAEEFGVPVLQDDIQEAAEKTVDMIESEDLDDLIRRPPVITVMGHVDHGKTSLLDSIRESRVASGEAGGITQHIGAYQVEFEHESQKKKLTFLDTPGHEAFTAMRARGTKVTDVAVLVVAADDGCRPQTLEAISHARAAKVPIVVAINKIDKEGASPDRVKQELSEKDLVAEDWGGDTVMVPVSAIKKQNIDKLLEMILLVSDVEDLQANPDRFAKGTVIEAHLDKAKGPVATLLVQNGTLKSGDVLAAGSVLGKIRAMVDEHGNRIKEAGPSFPVEALGFSEVPTAGDEFEVYPDEKTARAIVGERATDARATKLAQQMASRRVSLSSLSTQANDGELKELNLILKADVQGSVEAILGSLEQLPKNEVQVRVLLSAPGEITETDIDLAAASGSVIIGFNTSLASGAKRAADANDVDIREYEVIYKLLEDIQLAMEGLLEPDLVEESLGKAEVRAIFAVGKGAIAGCYIQSGKLQRNCSLRVIRSEKVIFEGNLDSLKRSKDDVKEVNTGFECGVGCDKFSSWINGDIIEAFKFVTKKRTLSQ; encoded by the coding sequence ATGACTATCAGCGATAAAATCAGAATTTACGAACTTTCCAGAGACTTAAATTTGGACAATAAAGACATATTGGATGCCGCTCAAAAACTTTCAATTTCAGTAAAAAGCCATAGCAGTTCAATAAGTGCAAAGGACGCAGAAAAAATAAAAAATCTTATTAATAAAAAAAATTCAGATAAAAAAATACTTTCTATTAAAAAACCTTCAATTAAAAAAGATAATTACAAACAAAACAATGAAGATAAATCTTCTGATATCTCCTCTATGAATGGGAAACCCCCTAAAGATAATTCAAATAAAAAGCCACTATTGATTAAACCTCTTAATAAACCTGAAAGTCTAAAAATAATTTCAAATCAACCTAAGTCTCTCAATAAACCAACAATTACCAACAGTTCAAAGACTCAAGCAAATCTTACGAATCAAAAATTTAATAGTAAAACTTCACAAAATCTCAATCAAGATAAAAGAAATTTCTTAAATAAATCAACCTCACCTATAAAAAGTGCCGCAAAACCACCTATTCAGCTAATTGCTAAGCCTAAAAATATTAATAATAGTTTTAACTCTAACAAATCCCCCCAGAACGTCTCCAATTCTGGAGGGGGAAGACAAATATCAAATAAACCTGACCAAAATTCGAACAACCCTAAAACAAAAAATGTTAATAGCAGAATTTCCCCCCCTGAGCTAGTTGGAGCTCCAATAAAAAGAGATGAACCCAATAAGCAAAACATTCCTTTAAAACAATCTCTCCCTAACAGATCTGGCACGCCTAACAGACCAGGATTAAGAAATAAACCATTAGATCAAAGCAGACCTGGATCTTTCAATAGACAAGCCAATATGAATAGGTCTGGTGCTCCCAACAGGCCAGGCATGCCCAATAGGCCTGGATTTAGAAATAAACCATCAGATCAAAGCAGACCTGGATCTTTCAATAGACAAGCCAATATGAATAGGTCTGGTGCTCCCAACAGACCAGGCATGCCCAATAGGCCTGGGCCAAGATTTAATGGTCAGAAGTCACCTGGAATCAGGAAGCCAGTGTCACCTAATGAACTCTTACAAATCCAAAAAACTAACAAATCTGAGAATGACAAACAAGTTATAAAGAATAACGAAACAAAAAATAGTGAGGCAACGAAACAAAAGGCGAAAGCTCCAAATAGTCGTCCACATAATGCCCCTAACTCTAAAAAAACCCCCCATAGAACATTTGCAAATAATTCTAAAAAACCAGGGAAGACAGACTGGGACGATAGCGCAAAACTTGAAGCATTAAGAAGCAAAAATCCCCAAAAACAAAGGCAGAAAGTACATATTATCGGTGAGAATGATGATTCACTAACATCTGAAACTAGTGGATATTCAGGCGAAAAAATTTCAATCCTTTCAGCTAGTTTGGCCCGTCCAAAGAAAGAAAAGTCGGATGAATCCAAATCTCAAAAAACCATAAAACAATTTAAAAAGAAGAAAAAAGAGACTACAAGACAAAGGCAGAAAAGAAGAGCTATGGAGTTAAAGGCTGCCAAAGAAGCCAAACAAATAAGGCCTGAAATGATAATAGTACCCGAAGATAATTTAACCGTTCAAGAATTAGCTGATAAATTAAGTCTTGAAAGTTCTGAAATAATCAAATCACTTTTTTTCAAAGGAATAACTGCAACTGTTACTCAATCACTCGACTTAGCAACAATTGAAACAGTAGCTGAAGAGTTTGGGGTGCCTGTCTTGCAAGATGATATCCAAGAAGCTGCTGAGAAAACAGTAGATATGATTGAATCTGAAGATCTTGATGATCTAATAAGAAGACCACCTGTTATTACAGTGATGGGCCATGTAGATCATGGCAAAACAAGTCTGTTAGATTCCATCAGAGAATCAAGAGTAGCTTCAGGAGAAGCAGGGGGCATCACTCAACACATAGGAGCTTATCAAGTTGAATTTGAACATGAATCTCAAAAGAAAAAATTAACTTTTCTTGATACCCCTGGTCATGAAGCCTTTACTGCAATGCGAGCAAGGGGTACAAAGGTTACAGATGTAGCTGTTCTTGTAGTTGCTGCAGATGATGGTTGCAGACCTCAAACACTTGAGGCTATCAGTCATGCAAGAGCAGCAAAGGTACCAATTGTTGTTGCAATAAATAAAATTGACAAAGAAGGGGCATCACCAGACAGAGTAAAGCAAGAACTATCAGAAAAAGATTTAGTTGCTGAAGATTGGGGAGGAGATACAGTTATGGTTCCAGTAAGTGCTATCAAAAAACAAAACATTGATAAATTACTCGAAATGATTTTATTAGTTTCCGATGTAGAAGATCTACAGGCTAACCCTGATAGATTCGCAAAAGGTACTGTTATTGAAGCCCACCTAGACAAAGCCAAAGGGCCTGTAGCTACTTTATTAGTACAAAATGGGACCTTAAAATCTGGAGATGTTTTAGCTGCGGGTTCAGTCCTCGGAAAAATTAGAGCAATGGTTGATGAACATGGTAACAGAATCAAAGAAGCAGGACCATCATTTCCAGTTGAAGCCCTAGGATTCAGTGAAGTACCAACAGCAGGAGATGAATTCGAAGTCTATCCTGATGAGAAAACTGCTCGAGCCATTGTCGGCGAAAGAGCAACAGATGCTAGAGCTACAAAATTAGCTCAGCAAATGGCATCTAGAAGAGTCAGCTTATCATCCTTATCTACTCAAGCAAATGATGGTGAACTAAAGGAGTTAAACTTGATTCTCAAAGCTGATGTTCAGGGTAGTGTTGAAGCTATATTAGGTTCACTAGAACAATTACCAAAAAATGAGGTTCAAGTCAGAGTTCTACTCTCTGCTCCTGGAGAAATAACTGAGACAGATATAGATCTTGCTGCTGCATCTGGGTCAGTAATCATTGGGTTTAACACCTCATTAGCATCTGGCGCAAAGAGAGCTGCTGATGCTAATGACGTTGATATAAGAGAATATGAAGTAATCTATAAACTTTTAGAAGATATTCAGTTGGCAATGGAAGGACTACTTGAACCTGATCTTGTTGAAGAATCTTTAGGAAAAGCCGAAGTTCGAGCTATTTTCGCAGTTGGCAAAGGAGCTATAGCAGGCTGTTATATACAAAGTGGTAAATTACAACGGAATTGTTCTCTTAGAGTTATTCGATCAGAAAAAGTAATATTTGAAGGTAATTTAGACTCACTAAAAAGGTCTAAAGATGATGTTAAAGAAGTAAATACAGGATTTGAATGTGGAGTTGGATGCGATAAATTCTCTTCTTGGATTAATGGAGACATAATCGAAGCATTTAAATTTGTCACCAAGAAAAGGACATTAAGTCAATAA
- a CDS encoding DUF3493 domain-containing protein: protein MSKIDPELKKKLLKESQSPFKGLRRILWIAFSGSAFLGLLIMLSKIASGGELQQNNLFIQFGACILFPTLLFFDRNKD from the coding sequence ATGTCAAAAATAGATCCTGAATTAAAAAAGAAATTATTGAAAGAGTCCCAGTCTCCCTTCAAAGGGTTGAGGAGAATATTGTGGATAGCTTTTAGTGGTTCAGCATTTTTAGGTCTTCTAATAATGCTTTCCAAAATTGCAAGTGGTGGTGAATTACAACAAAATAATCTTTTTATACAATTTGGCGCTTGTATACTTTTTCCAACTTTATTGTTCTTTGATAGGAATAAAGATTGA
- a CDS encoding photosystem II high light acclimation radical SAM protein, with translation MNFNLKFKKLNKKNYHRKHYGKILTVRLPCNPIFPIGPIYLADHIHKCFPDIEQQFIDLAIIPSNKVSKYLTRKIDQFRPHLIIFSWRDIQIYAPVDGRSGNPLQNSFEVFYSKNILKKIRGSWGGLKLIASHYGEIYRNTSLVKMGLKRAQKYNKNVSVILGGGAVSVFYEQLGNLLPKGTVISVGEGENLLEKIIRGDSIEEERCYFAGQKPRNKLIHEQPSGTVKTACNYQYIKSIWSEFNWYIEGGDYYVGVQTKRGCPHNCCFCVYTVVEGKQVRVNPVNEVIKEMKQLYDLGVRGFWFTDAQFIPAKKHIEDAKTLLQAIKDQGWDDINWAAYIRADNIDAELAQLMVDTGMSYFEIGITSGSQELVRKMRLAYDLETVLNNCRMLVQSGFKNHVSVNYSFNVFDETPSTIRQTIAYHRELENIFGKGLVDPAIFFIGLQPHTLLEKYAFDHKILKPNYNPMSMMPWTARKLLWNPGLLGEKLGQVCLEAFDNPEDEFGKTVINILEREYGKSSLKESLKVPPLSERKLAKSKF, from the coding sequence ATGAATTTTAATTTGAAGTTTAAAAAATTAAATAAAAAAAATTACCATAGAAAACATTATGGAAAAATCCTTACTGTAAGATTGCCATGTAACCCAATATTTCCAATAGGGCCTATTTACTTAGCCGATCATATCCATAAATGTTTTCCAGATATAGAGCAGCAATTCATTGATCTAGCAATAATTCCATCTAATAAAGTTTCCAAATATTTAACTAGAAAAATTGATCAATTTAGACCTCATCTAATCATTTTTTCGTGGAGAGATATACAAATTTATGCACCCGTAGATGGGAGAAGTGGAAATCCATTACAAAACTCTTTTGAAGTTTTCTACTCAAAAAATATCCTTAAAAAAATTAGAGGTTCTTGGGGCGGATTAAAATTAATTGCATCTCATTATGGAGAAATATATAGAAATACATCTTTAGTCAAAATGGGACTAAAAAGAGCACAAAAATACAACAAAAATGTAAGCGTAATATTAGGAGGTGGGGCTGTTAGTGTCTTCTATGAACAATTAGGAAATCTACTTCCTAAAGGGACTGTAATTTCTGTTGGGGAGGGAGAAAATCTCTTAGAGAAAATCATTAGGGGAGATTCTATAGAGGAAGAAAGATGTTATTTTGCTGGACAAAAACCTAGGAACAAATTAATACATGAACAACCTTCAGGCACAGTTAAAACTGCCTGCAACTATCAATATATAAAATCAATATGGTCCGAATTCAATTGGTATATAGAAGGAGGAGATTACTATGTAGGGGTACAAACGAAAAGAGGTTGTCCACATAACTGTTGTTTCTGTGTTTATACAGTTGTGGAGGGAAAGCAGGTTCGCGTTAATCCTGTTAACGAAGTAATCAAAGAAATGAAGCAACTATATGATCTTGGAGTAAGGGGATTTTGGTTCACAGATGCACAGTTTATTCCAGCAAAAAAACATATTGAAGATGCAAAAACACTTTTGCAAGCCATCAAGGATCAAGGCTGGGACGATATTAACTGGGCTGCATACATTAGAGCAGATAATATTGATGCTGAGCTTGCTCAGCTAATGGTTGATACAGGTATGAGCTATTTTGAAATAGGTATCACTTCGGGATCCCAAGAACTTGTGAGAAAAATGAGATTAGCATATGACCTAGAAACTGTTCTAAATAATTGCAGAATGCTAGTCCAATCAGGTTTCAAGAACCATGTATCAGTCAATTATTCATTTAATGTTTTTGACGAAACGCCAAGCACCATCAGACAAACAATTGCATACCATAGGGAATTAGAAAATATTTTTGGTAAAGGCTTAGTTGATCCAGCTATATTCTTTATAGGCTTGCAACCTCATACTCTTCTTGAGAAGTACGCCTTTGATCATAAAATCTTGAAGCCGAATTATAATCCAATGAGCATGATGCCTTGGACCGCGAGAAAACTTCTTTGGAATCCAGGTCTATTAGGTGAAAAACTTGGTCAGGTTTGCTTAGAAGCATTCGATAATCCAGAAGACGAATTTGGTAAAACAGTTATCAACATTCTTGAAAGAGAATATGGAAAGTCTTCCTTAAAAGAATCATTAAAAGTCCCTCCCTTATCAGAAAGGAAATTAGCCAAATCTAAATTTTAA
- the clpS gene encoding ATP-dependent Clp protease adapter ClpS, translated as MLSIKLEQSASNNSAVIEKQPAELKNKSPKYKVLLHNDPVNSMEYVTISLREVVPQLSEQDAISIMLEAHNTGVGLVIVCDLEPAEFYSESLKSKGISSSIEKED; from the coding sequence ATGCTATCTATAAAGTTAGAACAAAGTGCAAGTAATAATTCAGCAGTGATTGAAAAGCAACCTGCTGAATTAAAAAATAAATCTCCAAAATATAAGGTTTTACTTCATAATGATCCAGTAAATTCTATGGAGTATGTCACAATTTCACTACGAGAAGTTGTGCCGCAATTAAGCGAACAAGACGCTATTTCAATAATGTTAGAGGCACACAATACTGGTGTTGGATTGGTAATTGTTTGTGATTTAGAACCAGCAGAATTTTACTCAGAATCATTAAAATCTAAAGGAATTTCTAGTTCAATTGAGAAAGAGGATTAA